The following coding sequences lie in one Bradyrhizobium sp. G127 genomic window:
- a CDS encoding efflux RND transporter permease subunit, which translates to MKRFNLSAWAVAHPTLILFFIVMLGIAGFFSYERLGRAEDPSFTIKVVIINAIWPGATAAEMQAQVADRIEKKLQELPYFDKVTTYTKPSFTAMQLAFKDNTPAKEVPQLFYQLRKKLSDIRSDLPSSLIGPNINDEYGDVDSILYMLTGDGADYAQLKKVAEGLRQHLLKTPDVTKVNLYGTQDERVFVEFSHAKLATLGITTQALFDSLAKQNAVVPAGTVETSSQRVPLRVTGAYDSVKAVAETPVEGNGRVFRLGDIATVTHGFVDPPDYQVRQEGKPAIGIGVVMAKGANILELGESIKKATAQFMAAVPQGFNIDQIADQPQVVEHAVGEFVRSFVEALAIVLFVSFLALGWRTGIVVALSVPLVLAIVFIVMNAMGMDLHRITLGALIIALGLLVDDAIIAVEMMVVKMEQGWDRVKAASFAWESTAFPMLTGTLVTAVGFLPIGFANSSVGEYAGGIFWVVAIALVASWFVAVIFTPYIGVKLLPDFAKGKHNHDPHAIYETRMYRGLRRVIEWCVRRRGTVVLATIGVFVISIVGFGHVQQQFFPLSERPELFLQLRLPEGTAFNVTKESVKKAEALLKDDKDIVTYTTYVGQGSPRFWLGLNPQLPNEAFSETVIVSKDVAARERIKTKIEKAVADGALSEARVRVDRFNFGPPVGFPVQFRVVGPDTTTVRDIAYKVREVMRTEKRAVDPHLDWNEQTPYLKLAVDQDRARALGLTPQDISQSLAMLISGVQVTTLRDGIEKVGVVARAVPSERLDLGRVGDLTIYSRGGVAVPLAQIAKIEYAHEEPILWRRNRDMAITVRADIVDGVQAPDVTNAIWPKLQGIRNSLQPAYRIEIGGAIEESEKGNASINKLFPLMVIGMLTLLMIQLQSFSRLVLVFLTAPLGIVGASLGLNVANSPFGFVALLGLIALAGMIMRNSVILVDQIETDVSHGLTRREAIVEATVRRARPVVLTALAAILAMIPLSRSAFWGPMAITIMGGLFVATFLTLLFLPGLYALWFRKSLDERGPGEAQPAASTEPEQLRHAPPLAHAAE; encoded by the coding sequence ATGAAGCGATTCAATCTCTCCGCATGGGCGGTGGCGCATCCCACCCTGATCCTGTTCTTCATCGTGATGCTCGGCATCGCGGGTTTCTTCTCTTATGAGCGGCTCGGCCGCGCGGAAGACCCGTCCTTCACCATCAAGGTCGTCATCATCAATGCGATCTGGCCCGGCGCTACCGCGGCTGAAATGCAGGCGCAGGTCGCTGACCGGATCGAGAAGAAGCTGCAGGAACTGCCTTACTTCGACAAGGTGACGACCTACACCAAGCCTTCATTCACGGCGATGCAGCTCGCGTTCAAGGACAACACGCCCGCGAAGGAAGTACCGCAGCTTTTCTATCAGTTGCGCAAGAAGCTGAGCGATATTCGTAGCGACCTGCCTTCAAGTCTGATCGGGCCGAATATCAACGACGAATACGGCGACGTCGATTCCATTCTTTATATGCTGACCGGCGACGGCGCGGACTATGCCCAGCTCAAGAAAGTGGCTGAGGGCCTGCGCCAGCATCTCTTGAAAACGCCGGACGTGACCAAGGTCAATCTCTACGGCACGCAGGACGAACGCGTGTTCGTCGAGTTTTCCCACGCCAAGCTCGCGACGCTCGGCATCACCACGCAGGCGCTGTTCGATTCGCTCGCCAAGCAGAATGCCGTGGTGCCCGCTGGCACCGTCGAGACCTCGTCGCAGCGGGTGCCACTGCGCGTCACCGGCGCCTATGACAGCGTCAAGGCGGTGGCGGAAACGCCGGTGGAAGGCAACGGCCGCGTATTCCGCCTCGGCGACATCGCCACCGTGACGCACGGTTTCGTCGATCCGCCGGACTATCAGGTCCGTCAGGAAGGCAAGCCCGCTATCGGCATCGGCGTGGTGATGGCGAAGGGCGCCAATATTCTGGAGCTTGGCGAATCCATCAAGAAGGCCACCGCGCAGTTCATGGCGGCGGTGCCGCAGGGATTCAACATCGACCAGATCGCCGATCAGCCGCAGGTGGTCGAGCATGCAGTGGGCGAGTTCGTTCGCTCTTTTGTCGAAGCATTGGCCATCGTTCTGTTTGTGAGTTTTCTCGCGCTCGGCTGGCGCACCGGCATCGTGGTGGCGCTGTCGGTGCCGCTGGTGCTGGCGATCGTCTTCATCGTCATGAACGCGATGGGCATGGACCTGCATCGCATCACGCTTGGCGCGCTCATCATCGCGCTCGGCCTTCTGGTGGACGATGCCATTATCGCGGTCGAGATGATGGTGGTGAAGATGGAGCAGGGATGGGACCGCGTGAAGGCGGCATCCTTTGCCTGGGAATCAACTGCGTTTCCGATGCTCACGGGGACGCTGGTCACGGCCGTTGGCTTCCTCCCCATCGGCTTTGCCAATTCGTCCGTCGGTGAATATGCCGGCGGCATTTTCTGGGTGGTGGCGATTGCGCTGGTGGCGTCGTGGTTCGTCGCGGTGATTTTCACGCCCTATATCGGCGTCAAGCTGCTGCCGGACTTCGCCAAGGGCAAGCATAACCACGATCCGCATGCGATCTACGAGACGCGGATGTACCGCGGTCTGCGCCGCGTGATCGAATGGTGTGTGCGCCGCCGCGGCACGGTGGTGCTGGCGACCATCGGCGTGTTCGTAATTTCAATCGTCGGCTTCGGTCATGTGCAGCAGCAGTTTTTCCCGCTGTCGGAGCGGCCTGAACTGTTCCTGCAGTTGCGGTTGCCGGAAGGCACCGCGTTCAACGTCACCAAGGAAAGCGTGAAGAAGGCGGAAGCGCTGCTCAAGGACGACAAGGATATCGTGACCTATACGACCTATGTCGGCCAGGGTTCGCCGCGTTTCTGGCTCGGCCTCAACCCGCAACTGCCGAACGAGGCGTTCTCGGAAACGGTGATCGTGTCGAAGGACGTCGCAGCGCGCGAGCGCATCAAGACCAAGATCGAAAAGGCCGTGGCCGACGGCGCGCTGTCCGAAGCGCGAGTGCGCGTCGACCGGTTCAATTTTGGTCCGCCGGTCGGCTTCCCGGTGCAGTTCCGTGTGGTCGGTCCCGATACCACGACCGTCCGCGACATCGCCTACAAGGTGCGTGAGGTCATGCGCACCGAGAAGCGCGCTGTCGATCCGCATCTCGACTGGAACGAGCAGACGCCTTACCTCAAGCTCGCCGTCGATCAGGACCGCGCGCGAGCGCTGGGTCTGACGCCGCAGGACATCTCGCAATCGCTGGCGATGCTGATTTCCGGCGTGCAGGTGACCACGCTGCGCGACGGCATCGAAAAGGTCGGCGTGGTCGCTCGCGCCGTTCCATCGGAGCGCCTCGATCTCGGCCGCGTCGGCGATCTCACGATCTATTCGCGGGGCGGCGTTGCCGTGCCGCTGGCGCAGATCGCCAAGATCGAATACGCCCACGAAGAGCCGATCCTGTGGCGGCGCAACCGCGACATGGCGATCACCGTGCGTGCGGATATTGTCGACGGCGTGCAGGCACCCGACGTCACCAATGCGATCTGGCCGAAGCTGCAAGGCATCCGCAACAGCCTGCAGCCGGCCTATCGCATCGAGATCGGCGGTGCGATCGAGGAATCCGAGAAGGGCAATGCTTCGATCAACAAGCTGTTCCCGCTGATGGTGATCGGCATGCTGACGCTGCTGATGATCCAGCTGCAGAGCTTCTCGCGGCTGGTCCTGGTTTTCCTGACGGCGCCGCTCGGCATTGTCGGTGCGTCGCTGGGTCTCAACGTCGCCAACAGTCCATTCGGTTTCGTGGCTCTGCTGGGCCTGATCGCGCTGGCCGGCATGATCATGCGCAATTCGGTGATTCTGGTTGATCAGATCGAAACCGACGTCTCCCACGGTCTGACCCGGCGCGAGGCCATCGTCGAGGCCACGGTGCGCCGCGCCCGGCCGGTGGTTCTGACCGCGCTGGCGGCGATTCTGGCGATGATTCCGCTGTCGCGGTCGGCCTTCTGGGGCCCGATGGCCATCACCATCATGGGTGGATTGTTCGTTGCAACATTCCTGACCCTGCTGTTCTTGCCCGGCCTCTATGCGCTATGGTTCAGAAAGAGTCTCGACGAACGCGGCCCGGGTGAGGCGCAGCCCGCCGCGTCCACCGAGCCGGAGCAGCTTCGACATGCGCCCCCGCTTGCTCACGCTGCCGAGTAA
- a CDS encoding TetR/AcrR family transcriptional regulator gives MTLLHEDTDSERRRCILETAERLFREIGYLKTTVADIAKTLKMSPANVYRFFHSKKAIHEGVARRLMGEVEAEAEAIASKTTHPVTRMRELLATVSRMNAERFVGDAKIHEMVAVAMEESWDVCEAHIERITVAIAAVIAEGVKTGVFKVADIELAAKSTCTGMIRFFHPQLIEQCANKPGPTLDQMIDFVLAALTLSASGTVPDNSGAGKVTHD, from the coding sequence ATGACACTGCTGCACGAAGACACGGATTCGGAAAGGCGAAGGTGTATTCTCGAGACAGCCGAACGGCTGTTTCGCGAGATCGGCTATCTCAAGACCACGGTCGCGGATATCGCCAAGACGCTGAAGATGTCGCCGGCCAACGTCTATCGTTTCTTCCATTCAAAGAAGGCGATTCATGAGGGCGTCGCCCGTCGGCTGATGGGTGAAGTGGAGGCTGAAGCCGAGGCGATTGCGAGCAAGACGACGCATCCGGTGACGCGGATGCGCGAGCTGCTGGCGACCGTCAGCCGGATGAACGCCGAGCGCTTCGTCGGCGATGCCAAGATCCACGAGATGGTCGCCGTCGCCATGGAAGAAAGCTGGGATGTTTGTGAGGCCCATATCGAGCGCATTACCGTGGCCATCGCGGCTGTCATCGCGGAAGGGGTAAAGACCGGTGTGTTCAAGGTGGCCGACATCGAACTCGCGGCGAAAAGCACCTGCACCGGGATGATTCGTTTCTTTCACCCTCAGTTGATCGAGCAGTGTGCCAACAAGCCGGGGCCGACCCTCGATCAAATGATAGACTTTGTCCTCGCGGCGCTTACCTTGAGCGCATCCGGTACGGTGCCGGACAACAGCGGTGCGGGCAAAGTTACTCATGACTAG
- a CDS encoding flavin reductase family protein → MTSSLDSSSGDFYYYEPSQGHGLRHDPFNAIVGPRPIGWIASQDAKGHVNLAPYSFFNAFCYVPPIIGFSSTGWKDSVSNIQETGEFTWNLVTKHVAGQMNMTSATVPHETDEFTLSGLTKAPSRKVGVPRVGESLVSFECKFTQMIQLQGADGKKADAWVTFGEVVAVYIDKSLIKDGVYQTAEAYPILRAGRMGDYLQVTPEMMFEMVRPR, encoded by the coding sequence ATGACTAGTTCTTTGGATAGTTCTTCAGGCGATTTCTACTATTACGAACCTTCCCAGGGCCATGGCCTAAGGCACGATCCGTTCAATGCCATTGTTGGCCCCCGGCCGATCGGCTGGATCGCGTCCCAAGACGCCAAGGGTCACGTCAATCTCGCTCCCTACAGCTTCTTCAACGCGTTCTGCTATGTACCGCCGATCATCGGGTTTTCCTCGACCGGCTGGAAGGACAGCGTGTCCAATATCCAGGAAACCGGGGAGTTCACCTGGAATCTGGTGACCAAGCATGTCGCCGGGCAGATGAACATGACGTCGGCGACCGTGCCGCACGAGACGGACGAGTTCACCCTTTCGGGATTGACCAAGGCGCCATCGCGCAAGGTCGGCGTGCCGCGAGTCGGCGAGAGCCTCGTTTCGTTCGAGTGCAAGTTCACCCAGATGATCCAGCTTCAGGGCGCGGACGGCAAAAAGGCCGATGCCTGGGTGACCTTTGGCGAGGTTGTCGCGGTCTACATCGACAAGAGCCTGATCAAGGACGGCGTCTACCAGACCGCCGAAGCCTATCCGATCCTGCGCGCCGGGCGGATGGGCGACTATTTGCAGGTTACGCCCGAGATGATGTTTGAAATGGTGCGGCCCCGGTAA
- a CDS encoding acyl-CoA dehydrogenase yields MSFSLRRDLITRPIYAWAHKALPPMSDTEREALEAGDVWWDADLFTGTPDWSKLLAVAPARLTDEEMAFLNGPVEELCAMVDEWKVNWEWRDLPPDVWDFIKRNKFMGMIIPKDYGGLGFSPYAHSEVVRKISSRSVTAAVTVMVPNSLGPGELLMQFGTDEQRNRWLPGLAEGREIPCFGLTSPEAGSDAASMIDTGIICKGTFNGRETLGLRLNWHKRYITLGPVATLLGLAFKAYDPDHLIGNEEELGITVALIPTDLPGVTIGHRHLPAMQVFQNGPNWGKDVFIPMDYIIGGQERIGQGWKMLMTALAAGRGISLPSQSSAGAAYCARATGAYARIREQFHVPIAKFEGIEEPLARIAGTAYQLDAARRLTCAALNQHIHPAVISGIMKLHATERLRIVVDDAMDIHGGKAVIDGPQNYMGSLYRSVPVAITVEGANILTRNLIVFGQGSVRAHPYLLQEMNAISEPDRKKGLADFDTAFWKHVGHAVGNVFRAWGRSWTGGAFAPAPDAGAATGYYRQLSRYSAAFALCSDMALLTLGGALKRKEMLSARLGDILSELYLLSAALKRWEDEGRQEADFAALEWVMANGIRTIENRLAEVMANLPNRFVGVILKFLIQPLGANPLGPSDKVVQRCAQLILEPGAVRDRLTEGLYHANDDGPLARLERAFLLVTANAPIEKKMHSARIRNWSEALKKGVITAEEGEKIKAAHEAVALVIEVDDFAPEALSPIYRKRQDLKQPDLKQTSPDRAAS; encoded by the coding sequence ATGAGCTTTTCCCTCCGCCGCGACCTCATCACCCGTCCCATCTATGCGTGGGCGCACAAGGCGCTGCCGCCGATGTCCGACACCGAGCGCGAGGCGCTAGAGGCCGGCGACGTCTGGTGGGACGCCGATCTGTTCACGGGCACGCCCGACTGGTCAAAGCTGCTGGCGGTCGCGCCGGCCAGGCTGACCGATGAGGAGATGGCGTTCCTGAATGGGCCCGTTGAAGAGCTCTGCGCCATGGTTGACGAGTGGAAGGTCAACTGGGAGTGGCGCGATTTGCCGCCGGACGTCTGGGACTTCATCAAGCGCAACAAATTCATGGGCATGATTATTCCGAAGGACTATGGCGGTCTCGGCTTCTCGCCGTATGCCCATTCCGAAGTGGTGCGGAAAATCTCGTCGCGCTCGGTGACGGCTGCGGTCACAGTGATGGTGCCAAATTCGCTCGGGCCGGGCGAACTGCTGATGCAGTTTGGCACTGACGAGCAGCGCAACAGGTGGCTGCCGGGCCTCGCCGAAGGCCGTGAAATTCCGTGCTTCGGCCTGACCAGTCCTGAAGCGGGCTCCGACGCCGCGTCGATGATCGACACCGGCATCATTTGCAAAGGCACGTTCAACGGCAGGGAAACGCTTGGCCTGCGGCTGAACTGGCACAAGCGTTACATCACGCTCGGTCCGGTGGCGACACTGCTTGGCCTCGCCTTCAAGGCCTACGATCCGGATCACCTGATCGGCAATGAAGAAGAACTCGGCATCACGGTCGCGCTGATCCCAACCGATCTGCCGGGCGTCACCATCGGCCATCGCCATCTTCCCGCGATGCAGGTGTTCCAGAATGGCCCGAACTGGGGCAAGGACGTTTTCATTCCGATGGACTACATCATCGGCGGACAGGAGCGCATCGGTCAGGGCTGGAAGATGCTGATGACGGCACTGGCGGCGGGCCGCGGCATCTCATTGCCGTCGCAATCGTCGGCAGGCGCGGCCTATTGCGCGCGCGCCACCGGGGCCTATGCGCGCATCCGCGAGCAATTCCACGTGCCGATTGCGAAGTTCGAAGGCATTGAGGAGCCGCTGGCGCGGATCGCCGGCACGGCTTATCAACTCGACGCCGCGCGGCGGCTGACCTGCGCTGCGCTCAATCAGCACATCCATCCGGCGGTGATTTCCGGAATCATGAAGCTGCATGCCACCGAGCGTCTGCGCATTGTGGTCGATGACGCGATGGACATTCACGGCGGCAAGGCCGTGATCGACGGCCCGCAGAACTACATGGGCAGTCTCTATCGATCGGTGCCGGTGGCGATAACAGTGGAAGGTGCGAACATCCTCACCCGTAACCTGATCGTGTTCGGGCAAGGATCGGTTCGGGCGCATCCCTATCTGTTGCAGGAGATGAACGCGATCAGCGAACCTGACCGGAAGAAGGGTCTGGCTGATTTCGATACCGCATTCTGGAAGCACGTCGGCCACGCCGTCGGCAACGTCTTCCGCGCCTGGGGCCGAAGCTGGACAGGCGGCGCGTTCGCGCCTGCGCCGGATGCCGGGGCCGCGACCGGTTACTATCGCCAGTTGTCGCGCTACTCGGCCGCGTTCGCGCTCTGCTCCGACATGGCGCTGCTGACGCTGGGCGGCGCGCTGAAGCGCAAGGAAATGCTGTCGGCGCGGCTGGGCGACATTCTCTCCGAACTTTATCTGCTCTCGGCCGCGCTGAAGCGCTGGGAGGACGAAGGCCGTCAGGAGGCGGATTTTGCCGCACTTGAGTGGGTGATGGCGAATGGCATCCGCACCATCGAGAACAGGCTGGCCGAAGTGATGGCGAACCTGCCGAACCGCTTCGTCGGCGTGATCCTGAAATTCCTGATCCAGCCGCTCGGCGCCAATCCGCTCGGCCCCTCGGACAAGGTGGTGCAACGCTGTGCGCAACTAATCCTTGAGCCGGGCGCGGTACGCGATCGTCTGACGGAAGGACTCTATCACGCCAACGACGATGGTCCGCTGGCGCGGCTGGAGCGGGCGTTCCTGCTGGTCACGGCCAATGCCCCGATCGAGAAGAAAATGCACTCAGCGCGCATCCGAAACTGGAGCGAGGCCCTGAAGAAGGGCGTCATCACCGCCGAGGAAGGCGAGAAGATCAAGGCGGCGCACGAGGCGGTCGCCTTGGTGATCGAGGTCGACGACTTCGCGCCGGAGGCGCTGTCGCCGATCTACAGGAAGCGGCAAGACCTCAAGCAGCCTGATCTCAAACAGACCTCGCCGGATCGGGCTGCAAGCTGA
- a CDS encoding acetyl-CoA C-acetyltransferase: MARPVYIIDGARTPFLKAQGGPGPFTPVDLAVQAGRPLLARQPFAPGAFDQVILGCVNVIADEMNPARVAALRLGMGERMVAFTVQINCGSGMQSIDTAYRYIEAGKADMILAGGAEALSYAPLVFPQSGVRWFAKFAGARDSLTRIAAFLKARPSYFKPIIGLERGLTDPITDLNMGQTAEVVAHLMGVTREQADAYSVESHRRLAYAQEHGYLKGEVETAFARDGKFYDHDDGVRPDSSVDKLARLKPAFERPWGQVTPGNSSQITDGACWTILASEDAVNKYGLKPKAIIVDSQWAGLDPAIMGFGPVLSSTELLKRNKLSLQDIDTWEINEAFASQLLGCLAAWNDDKFCREVLGLDGAAGAIDQTKLNVDGGAISLGHPVGTSGNRIVLHLVNAMKRLGTKRGIATECIGGGLGGAMLIETV; encoded by the coding sequence ATGGCGCGTCCGGTTTATATTATCGACGGAGCGCGCACGCCGTTTCTGAAAGCCCAAGGCGGGCCGGGGCCGTTCACCCCGGTCGATCTTGCGGTTCAGGCCGGGCGGCCATTATTGGCGCGGCAGCCGTTCGCGCCGGGCGCGTTCGATCAGGTCATCCTCGGCTGCGTCAATGTCATCGCCGACGAAATGAATCCGGCGCGCGTTGCGGCGCTGCGCCTTGGTATGGGTGAGCGCATGGTGGCGTTTACCGTACAGATCAATTGCGGCTCAGGCATGCAGTCGATCGACACGGCTTACCGTTATATCGAAGCGGGCAAGGCCGACATGATATTGGCAGGCGGCGCGGAGGCGTTGAGCTACGCGCCGCTGGTGTTTCCGCAATCCGGTGTGCGCTGGTTTGCGAAATTCGCCGGTGCCAGGGATTCGCTGACGCGGATTGCGGCATTCCTGAAAGCGCGGCCGTCCTACTTCAAGCCGATCATCGGCCTTGAGCGTGGGCTGACCGATCCGATTACCGATCTGAACATGGGGCAGACGGCAGAGGTCGTCGCGCATCTGATGGGCGTGACGCGCGAGCAGGCCGATGCCTATTCGGTGGAAAGCCATCGGCGGCTGGCTTACGCACAGGAGCACGGCTATCTGAAAGGCGAGGTCGAAACCGCGTTTGCCCGCGACGGCAAATTCTACGATCACGACGACGGCGTGCGGCCGGATTCGTCCGTGGACAAGCTCGCCAGACTGAAGCCGGCATTCGAGCGGCCGTGGGGACAGGTGACGCCGGGCAACTCGTCGCAGATCACCGATGGCGCGTGCTGGACGATTCTTGCCTCGGAAGATGCCGTCAACAAATATGGCCTCAAGCCGAAGGCGATCATTGTCGACAGCCAGTGGGCGGGTCTCGATCCCGCCATCATGGGGTTTGGGCCGGTGCTGTCTTCAACAGAATTGCTGAAACGCAACAAGCTCAGTTTGCAGGACATCGACACATGGGAAATCAACGAGGCCTTCGCCTCGCAATTGCTCGGATGCCTTGCCGCCTGGAACGACGACAAGTTCTGCCGCGAGGTGCTCGGTCTTGACGGCGCGGCGGGCGCAATCGACCAGACAAAGCTCAATGTCGATGGCGGCGCGATCAGTCTCGGCCACCCGGTCGGCACCAGCGGCAACCGCATCGTGCTGCATCTGGTGAACGCCATGAAACGGCTCGGCACCAAGCGCGGCATCGCCACCGAATGCATCGGCGGCGGGCTTGGCGGCGCGATGCTGATCGAGACAGTGTGA
- a CDS encoding 3-hydroxyacyl-CoA dehydrogenase NAD-binding domain-containing protein — MDSRIMDVLKDRVLELGPEPAAGPYKHFKLTRDAEGIAWLLFDRAGASANTLSGDVIEELGQIVGTLEIERPAGLVVRSAKKSGFIAGADVNEFRGATDAQMVETEMAKAHAVVDRLEALKIPSVAVIHGFCLGGGLEIALACNTRIAIDNARFGFPEVMLGLHPGLGGTARFTHLVNPLEAMTLMLTGKTIDARKAKSLGLVDAVTQERHVRGAVKDAIFGRLRRHKQGLLAKAMNFGPVRGLLANRMRGEAAKTAPKEHYPAPYALVDLWENHGGDRAAMLSAEKPSFASLMVTPTAQNLIRVFFLREQMKKLADGRNTVKQVHVIGAGAMGGDIAAWCANQGLRVTLADMKPEAIAGAIKRAADLFGKIIRRKTDLRDALDRLIPDLNGDGVRNADLIIEAVPENLGLKQKVYAGLEPIMKPGAILATNTSSIPLQDLRTTLKNPQRLLGLHFFNPVSRLQLVEVVSHDGVDPQALATALKFVGAIDRLPLPVKSSPGFLVNRALTPYMLEAMVMLDEKVDKAVIDAAAEKFGMPMGPIELADQVGLDICLAVGDMLRAKFGEAALPPAPDWLRDKVKKGELGRKTGKGFYEWKDGRAVKTPSPVQPTDEMIDRLVLPMSNVCVACLREGIVENGDVVDGAMIFGTGYAPFRGGPLNYARTRGAANVVAALKALEAKFGDRFKSDAGWDTFA; from the coding sequence ATGGACTCACGGATCATGGACGTTCTCAAGGATCGCGTGCTCGAACTCGGGCCGGAGCCCGCCGCTGGGCCTTACAAGCATTTCAAGCTGACCCGTGACGCCGAGGGCATCGCGTGGCTGCTGTTCGACCGTGCAGGAGCCAGCGCCAATACGCTGTCGGGCGATGTGATCGAGGAACTCGGCCAGATCGTCGGCACGCTGGAAATCGAGCGCCCGGCGGGTCTCGTGGTGCGCTCCGCAAAGAAGTCCGGCTTCATCGCAGGCGCAGACGTCAACGAGTTTCGCGGCGCGACCGACGCGCAGATGGTCGAGACCGAAATGGCCAAGGCCCATGCGGTGGTAGATCGGCTCGAAGCGCTGAAGATTCCGAGCGTTGCCGTGATCCACGGCTTCTGCCTTGGGGGCGGCCTCGAGATTGCGTTGGCCTGCAATACGCGCATCGCCATCGACAACGCCCGGTTCGGATTCCCTGAAGTGATGCTCGGCCTGCACCCGGGCCTCGGTGGCACCGCGCGTTTCACGCATCTGGTCAATCCGTTAGAGGCGATGACCCTGATGCTGACCGGCAAGACCATCGATGCCCGCAAGGCGAAGTCGCTGGGGCTTGTGGACGCGGTGACGCAGGAACGCCATGTGCGCGGTGCTGTGAAGGACGCGATCTTTGGCCGGCTGCGACGCCACAAGCAGGGCCTGCTGGCAAAGGCAATGAACTTCGGCCCGGTGCGCGGGCTGCTGGCCAACCGCATGCGCGGCGAGGCGGCAAAGACCGCGCCAAAGGAGCATTATCCCGCGCCTTATGCGCTGGTCGATCTGTGGGAGAATCACGGCGGCGACCGCGCGGCGATGCTCAGCGCTGAAAAGCCGTCATTCGCCAGTCTGATGGTGACGCCGACGGCGCAGAACCTGATCCGCGTGTTCTTTCTGCGCGAGCAGATGAAGAAACTCGCCGACGGACGGAATACCGTGAAACAGGTTCATGTCATCGGCGCGGGCGCGATGGGTGGCGACATCGCGGCGTGGTGCGCCAATCAGGGCCTGCGCGTGACGCTGGCGGACATGAAGCCGGAGGCGATTGCCGGCGCGATCAAGCGGGCGGCGGATCTGTTCGGCAAGATCATTCGCAGGAAGACCGATTTGCGCGATGCGCTGGACCGGCTGATCCCGGACCTGAACGGCGACGGCGTGCGCAACGCCGATCTCATCATCGAGGCGGTGCCGGAAAATCTCGGACTCAAGCAGAAGGTTTATGCGGGCCTCGAGCCGATCATGAAGCCGGGCGCGATTCTTGCTACCAACACATCCAGCATTCCCTTGCAGGATCTGCGCACCACGCTGAAAAATCCGCAGCGGCTGCTGGGCTTGCATTTCTTCAATCCGGTGTCGCGGTTGCAGCTTGTCGAGGTCGTGAGCCACGATGGCGTCGATCCGCAGGCGCTGGCGACGGCGTTGAAATTCGTCGGCGCCATCGACCGCCTGCCGCTGCCGGTGAAAAGTTCGCCGGGTTTCCTCGTGAACCGCGCGCTGACGCCGTACATGCTTGAAGCGATGGTGATGCTGGACGAGAAGGTGGACAAGGCTGTGATCGACGCCGCCGCCGAGAAATTCGGCATGCCGATGGGACCAATTGAGTTGGCCGATCAGGTCGGGCTCGATATTTGCCTGGCCGTCGGCGATATGCTGCGCGCGAAATTCGGCGAAGCGGCGCTGCCGCCTGCGCCGGACTGGCTGCGCGACAAGGTCAAGAAGGGCGAACTCGGCCGCAAGACCGGCAAGGGTTTCTACGAATGGAAGGATGGCCGTGCCGTCAAGACGCCGTCACCGGTGCAGCCGACCGACGAGATGATCGACCGCCTCGTGCTGCCGATGTCGAATGTCTGCGTCGCCTGCCTGCGCGAAGGCATTGTCGAGAACGGCGACGTCGTCGACGGGGCCATGATCTTCGGCACCGGCTACGCGCCGTTTCGCGGCGGGCCGCTGAACTATGCGCGCACGCGCGGTGCCGCGAATGTCGTCGCGGCGCTGAAGGCGCTGGAAGCCAAGTTCGGCGACCGCTTCAAATCGGATGCCGGTTGGGATACGTTCGCGTGA
- a CDS encoding acyl-CoA thioesterase gives MADAPVHAVPAPDGPQGELSIRTLAMPADTNQSGDIFGGWLLSQMDLAGSIFAYKTTQSRNVTVAIDAMTFRKPVYVGDVVSVYASTVRVGRTSITVHIEAWVQRRNESQTILVTDGNYTYVAVDDHGHPQPIGQGSPPVSA, from the coding sequence ATGGCTGATGCGCCCGTTCACGCTGTACCTGCGCCCGACGGGCCGCAGGGCGAGCTATCGATCCGCACACTGGCGATGCCCGCCGACACCAACCAGAGCGGCGACATCTTCGGCGGCTGGCTGCTCAGCCAGATGGATCTCGCCGGAAGCATCTTCGCGTACAAGACGACGCAAAGCCGCAACGTCACGGTGGCGATCGACGCGATGACGTTCCGCAAACCGGTCTATGTCGGCGATGTGGTATCGGTTTACGCCAGCACTGTGCGCGTCGGCCGCACCTCGATCACCGTGCATATTGAAGCCTGGGTGCAGCGGCGCAACGAATCACAGACGATTTTGGTGACCGACGGGAACTACACCTATGTCGCGGTGGATGATCATGGTCACCCACAGCCAATTGGCCAGGGCTCGCCCCCAGTTAGCGCCTGA